From Gammaproteobacteria bacterium:
CTGGCCGAGGAAGTGCCCGAGGCGAGATCGTCTTTTTCCACCAGCATCACACTCAGTCCACGACCGGCTGCGTCTCTGGCAATGCCGGTGCCGTTCACGCCACCACCAATAATAAAAATGTCGAGTAATTCGTTGCTCATATCAAGTTATCGTCCTGATCAATTATTTGTATCCAGCGTTATGCGGTTAGTCGGCGGATCGCTTCATCCCAGCCAGCGATAAGAGTGTTTCTGTTATCCACAGTCATTTGTGGTTCAAAGTGTTGATCTACGGCCCATTGCTTTGAGAATTCATCAAAGTCGCCATACACCCCAAGAGATTTTCCAGCCAGATACGCGGCACCCAAAGCCGTGGTTTCCATAACCTGCGGGCGATCGATCGGGATCTGTAATACGTCCGATAAGAATTGCAGTAACCAGTTATTCGCGACCATACCGCCATCCACACGCAACATTGACGGGTTGCCACCGTCTTTATGCATCGCGGTCAACAGATCGTTGGTTTGAAAGCACACCGATTCCAGGGTGGCGCGAACGAGGTCTGCACGATTGGTTGCCTGGGTAATCCCAAACAAGGCACCGCGCACGTTTGGATTCCAGTGTGGTGCGCCCAGCCCGGTGAAGGCGGGCACCAGATACAAACCCGGGTGAGTGGTTTGTGAGGTGACCAACGCTTCGGTATCGGCCGCGTTGTCAATGATCTTGATGCCGTCACGTAACCATTGCACGGCGGCGCCGGCAATAAAGATTGAACCCTCCAGGGCATAACTTATTTGACCATCGATCTGGTAGGCTATGGTTGTGAGTAAACGGTTTTTGGACAAGACCGCCTGATCGCCGGTATTTAACAACATAAAACATCCGGTGCCGTAAGTACTTTTGATCGAACCTGCGCTGAAACAGCATTGCCCGATGGCCGCAGCGTGTTGATCACCAGCCACCCCGCGAATAGGAATGGCGCGTCCTAATATACTGGCCTCGCTCATGCCGTAGTCGTCAGCGCATTCATTAAGGTCGGGTAATACACTCGCGGGTACTTTGAAAATCTCCAATAATTCCGGGTCCCAATCCAGCGAATGAATATTGAACAGGTTGGTGCGACTGGCATTGGTCACATCGGTGGCGTGTACCTGACCCCCGGTGAGTTTCCAGATCAAAAAACTGTCTACAGTACCGAAGGCGAGGTGACCCGCGACAGCAAGGTCGCGTGCTCCCTCGACATTATCCAGAATCCAGCTGACTTTGGTTGCAGAGAAATACGGATCAAGCCGTAAACCGGTTTTTTGGTTCACGATGTCTTGCAAGCCGTCTTTGATCAAGCCCTCACAAACAGCTGCGGTACGTCGGTCTTGCCACACGATGGCATTGTAGATCGGGGTGCCGCTGCGTTTGTCCCAGACAATGGTGGTCTCGCGTTGATTGGTAATACCGATTCCCGCCACCGAACCACCCAGAGATTCGGCTTTTTCCAGGGCAGCACGAGTAACGGTTAGCGTGGTTTGCCAGATGTCATCCGGATCGTGTTCAACCCAGCCATCGTCAGGATAATGTTGGGGAAACTCCAGCTGGCTGACGGCAACGATCTTCGAATTCTGGTCAAAAACAATGGCGCGACTGCTGGTGGTGCCCTGGTCGATGGCAAGAATATAAGTTGTATCGGTCATGACAGGTATCCCTGTAAAAATGGTTTTTGAGCTTAATTCGCCGATGAAATACCTAGTATTTGAGGTTTTAACCGCCAATTGATTTTAATTATATGATAAGTCATATATTATGTCTTAAGCCAGTTCATTCTGCTTTCCAGCCAGGCGCGTTGTCAGTGCGATAAGCAAGGCAGTAATTTTACTCGGCCGCTTGGTGCAACCACAACTCTTAACGGGTATTACTCTCAACAATTAGGGTATATTGCTGTTTGCACCTGGCTACAGTAGAGTGCTGACAGCACAATGCCAGATCAAAATCATAACAAAGGTGCCACTTGACTTTAGAGCCCGTTCAAATCGCAGTATTTTTATTCTTAACCGGATTGATCGGTTGGGTGACTTACCTCAAATGCAAAGATCAGCCACGCAGTGCAGATTCTAATCGCGAATACTTTTTAGCCGGTGGCGGTTTGTCCTGGATCTTTGTGGCGGGGTCGATCACCCTGACAAATTTGTCCACCGATCAACTGGTTGGCATGAATGGCAGTCAAATGTTACTGGTTGCCTTGTGGGAGTTTTCTGCGGTGGTGGGTTTGTTTATTCTGGCCTATATTTTTATTCCGATCTATTACAAGTATGAATGCACCACCACAACGGAGTTACTGGAGAAACGCTATAACAATAAACATATCCGTGCCACCATCAGTCTGTTATTTCTGGCCGCTAATGTATTTGTATTTTTACCGGCCGTTCTTTACACCGGTTCTCTTTTCATGAAGTCGGTGTTTGGTTTTGAGTTTTCCTTGATGTATATAGCGATTGGATTTGCAGCCCTGGGTGCAGCCTATAGTATTTTTGGGGGCTTAAGAGCCGTTGCTGTGTCTGATACCTTTAGTGGAATTTTATTACTGGGTCTCGCTTTGATGGTTGTGTATCTCGCCCTGGATGCAATCAATTTTGATTTTTCCGGAATCCCCAAAGAACGCTTAACTTTGGTCGGTGATTCGGATTCCGACATTCCCTGGCATACCCTGCTTACCGGCATGCTCTTGATACAAACGTTTTACTGGAGTACCAATCAGGTCATCACCCAGCGTGCCATGGCGGCACCTACCGTAAGTGAAGCCAAAAAAGGCGTCATTGCGGCCGCCTTTATTCGTTTGTTGATCGTGCCGCCAATCATCGTAATTCCGGGCATCGTGGCCTTTAAACTGTTTGGTGATGTGGGCGATGCGGCCTATGGCCAGATCGTTGGAGACCTCTTGCCACCTTGGTTGGTCGGGGCTTTTGCAGCCGCGATCACCGCGGCGGTACTGACATCGTTCAACAGTATGTTGAACTCATCGGTGGCGCTATATGTGTGTGATATACATGAGAAGTACATTACCGAAGACCCCGATGTACCTAAATTGAGCGGCTGGATAACCTTGATCTTCACAGTAATCGCCTTGCTACTGGTACCCGTGTTCCAGGAAGCGCGAAGTATTATTGATACCTTGCAAAAACTCTGGGGCATATTCAGCATGCCGATCCTGTCTACCTTCGTGGTTGGATTGGTTTTCAAGAATGTTAATGCCTGGGCCGCGATTATTGCTGCCTTGGTGGGCGCTGGAACATATGCCTTTTTCCTGAATAATCCGCTGGGCATTCAAGGTCTGCCGCACTACATTCACCTAATGTTTATCAACTTTTTCTGGTGTATCGCCGTGGCTTTATTGATTAACAAATTTATCTTCAGGCAAAAATCCGAATTTGTTTTGGGTAAACCGCTGCTTGCATAGGATACGAAAATGTTAGGTGTATGCTACTACCCCGAGCACTGGTCGCGACAATTATGGCAACGTGATGCTGAACAAATGCGTGACTTGGGTCTGGAGGTGGTACGCATAGGAGAATTCTGCTGGTCACGCATTGAACCCGAAGATGGACTGTTCAAATTCAAATGGCTGGACGAGGCGATTGGCATACTTGCTGCGCAGGGACTGAATATTGTTTTTGGAACCCCCACCGCAACCCCGCCAAAATGGTTGATCGATAAATACCCCGACATTCTCCCGGTTGATCCAAACACGGGTGCAACCCGCAGGTTTGGCTCGCGCCGCCATGTGGATTTTTCCAGCGAGAATTTTTTACGTGAAGCCAAACGCATCACCGAGATCCTGGTGAAACGCTATGGTGATCATCCGGCCATCATTGGCTGGCAAACCGATAACGAACTCGGTTGTCATGACACCACGCTAAGTGCGTCACCTGCCGCAAAATACGCCTTCCAAAATTGGTGCAAACATCGTTATCAAAATATTCGCAAGCTTAACCAGGCCTGGGGCAATGTGTTCTGGTCGATGGAATACAATAATTTTGAGCAGATCGAATTACCGGTCTTAACCGTCACCGAAGCCAATCCCGCCCATCGTCTGGCCTATCAGCGATTTGCTTCTGACCAATTGGTGGCGTTTCATCGCGACATCATCAATATTATTCGGGCGCATGCGCCGGATCGATTTATCACTCATAACTTTATTCCGATGTGCGATACCGAAGCGGATAATTTCGCTCTGGCCGAAGGGTTGGACTTTGTCAGTTTTGATAATTACCCCCTGGGGCGCAGTGATCTGTTTTTCGCAGATAGCGAACGAACCAAGATCGAGCCCTATCAACGCACCGGCCACCCGGATTATTCGGCGTATTTTTTTGACCAGGTGCGCGGCTTGAGTGTCGGGGATTTCTGGATCATGGAACAACAACCTGGGCCGGTTAACTGGGCACACAATAATCCCCGCCCCGAGCCCGGCATGGTTAAATTCTGGAGCATGGAGGCATTCGCGCATGGCGCCGAGTGTGTGAGTTATTTTCGTTGGCGACAAATTCCCTTTGCGCAAGAACAAATGCATGCCGGTTTATTAAGAAATGACAGCACTAAGGCAAGGGCCTGGGATGAAATTAAAGACCTGCAAGCCGATCTGGCCAAATTGAATTTGCATGCACCGGCCTATCGGCCTGCCAAAGTGGCACTGATGACGGATGCCGATGCACGTTGGGTCACGCGCATTGAGCAACAAGGGGTGGCATTTGATTTTGAAAAAGTTGAATTTGCGTTTTATTCTGTATTGCGTGAATTGGGCATAGATGTGGATTTTGTTTCGGTTGATTCCGATGTATCAAAATATTCACTCGTTGTTGCGCCGTGCTTACCGGTTATCCCCGAGCATTTGATCGATACGGTCAAAAACAGCGATGCCTTGTGGTTGTTTGGTCCAAGAAGTGGCAGTAAAACCGCCGAATTCAGTTTGCCCGACAACCTCGCGCCGGGCGCATTGCAAACACTCTTACCAGTGAAAGTTTTATCAGTAGATACCACGCACCCCGAACAGCGAGAGGCCTTGCAGTATAAGGGTGAGACTTATCAATCCTTTGGCTGGCGGGAAGAACTTGAGCAGCAAGACTGTGAGATTGTGGCCACATACGCCAATGGTTCACCAGCCTTACTGAAAAATGGGCCGCTTATGTATCTGGGGTGTTTGACCGATGCCGATTTTATGCGTGAGCTGTTTACAGACTTGTGTACCGAGCTTGAAATCGAGAATTACCGTTGTGCGGAAGGTCTGCGTGTGGTGCGTCGAAATAATCTGGTATTTTT
This genomic window contains:
- a CDS encoding SLC5 family protein, producing the protein MTLEPVQIAVFLFLTGLIGWVTYLKCKDQPRSADSNREYFLAGGGLSWIFVAGSITLTNLSTDQLVGMNGSQMLLVALWEFSAVVGLFILAYIFIPIYYKYECTTTTELLEKRYNNKHIRATISLLFLAANVFVFLPAVLYTGSLFMKSVFGFEFSLMYIAIGFAALGAAYSIFGGLRAVAVSDTFSGILLLGLALMVVYLALDAINFDFSGIPKERLTLVGDSDSDIPWHTLLTGMLLIQTFYWSTNQVITQRAMAAPTVSEAKKGVIAAAFIRLLIVPPIIVIPGIVAFKLFGDVGDAAYGQIVGDLLPPWLVGAFAAAITAAVLTSFNSMLNSSVALYVCDIHEKYITEDPDVPKLSGWITLIFTVIALLLVPVFQEARSIIDTLQKLWGIFSMPILSTFVVGLVFKNVNAWAAIIAALVGAGTYAFFLNNPLGIQGLPHYIHLMFINFFWCIAVALLINKFIFRQKSEFVLGKPLLA
- a CDS encoding beta-galactosidase, with the translated sequence MLGVCYYPEHWSRQLWQRDAEQMRDLGLEVVRIGEFCWSRIEPEDGLFKFKWLDEAIGILAAQGLNIVFGTPTATPPKWLIDKYPDILPVDPNTGATRRFGSRRHVDFSSENFLREAKRITEILVKRYGDHPAIIGWQTDNELGCHDTTLSASPAAKYAFQNWCKHRYQNIRKLNQAWGNVFWSMEYNNFEQIELPVLTVTEANPAHRLAYQRFASDQLVAFHRDIINIIRAHAPDRFITHNFIPMCDTEADNFALAEGLDFVSFDNYPLGRSDLFFADSERTKIEPYQRTGHPDYSAYFFDQVRGLSVGDFWIMEQQPGPVNWAHNNPRPEPGMVKFWSMEAFAHGAECVSYFRWRQIPFAQEQMHAGLLRNDSTKARAWDEIKDLQADLAKLNLHAPAYRPAKVALMTDADARWVTRIEQQGVAFDFEKVEFAFYSVLRELGIDVDFVSVDSDVSKYSLVVAPCLPVIPEHLIDTVKNSDALWLFGPRSGSKTAEFSLPDNLAPGALQTLLPVKVLSVDTTHPEQREALQYKGETYQSFGWREELEQQDCEIVATYANGSPALLKNGPLMYLGCLTDADFMRELFTDLCTELEIENYRCAEGLRVVRRNNLVFLFNYSNQTQTANITAAGDFIIGSMKVEPYSYSVFQNL
- the glpK gene encoding glycerol kinase GlpK → MTDTTYILAIDQGTTSSRAIVFDQNSKIVAVSQLEFPQHYPDDGWVEHDPDDIWQTTLTVTRAALEKAESLGGSVAGIGITNQRETTIVWDKRSGTPIYNAIVWQDRRTAAVCEGLIKDGLQDIVNQKTGLRLDPYFSATKVSWILDNVEGARDLAVAGHLAFGTVDSFLIWKLTGGQVHATDVTNASRTNLFNIHSLDWDPELLEIFKVPASVLPDLNECADDYGMSEASILGRAIPIRGVAGDQHAAAIGQCCFSAGSIKSTYGTGCFMLLNTGDQAVLSKNRLLTTIAYQIDGQISYALEGSIFIAGAAVQWLRDGIKIIDNAADTEALVTSQTTHPGLYLVPAFTGLGAPHWNPNVRGALFGITQATNRADLVRATLESVCFQTNDLLTAMHKDGGNPSMLRVDGGMVANNWLLQFLSDVLQIPIDRPQVMETTALGAAYLAGKSLGVYGDFDEFSKQWAVDQHFEPQMTVDNRNTLIAGWDEAIRRLTA